Below is a genomic region from Anoxybacillus flavithermus.
GCCGATCGTGCGCGCCGTGGTGAAGGACCAACATTAATTGAAACGGTTGCTTATCGCTTAACAGCGCATTCGTCGGACGATGACGATCGTGCATATCGTACGCCAGAAGAAATTGCAGAAGCAAAGTCAAAAGATCCAATTTATTTATTTGCAAACTACTTAAAAGAAGTAGGCGTGTTAACAGATGAGTTGGAAAAAGAAATTCTCGATCGCGTCATGAAACAAGTGAACGAAGCAACAGACTACGCAGAAAAAGCACCATATGCACAACCAGAACATGCGTTGAAATACGTATACGCAGAGGAGGAATAAATATGCCTGTCATTTCATATATCGATGCCGTTACGATGGCGATTCGCGAAGAAATGGAACGTGACCCGCGCGTATTCGTACTCGGGGAAGACGTTGGGAAAAAGGGGGGCGTATTTAAAGCAACGCAAGGGCTTTACGATCAATTTGGTGAAGAACGCGTCATTGATACGCCGCTAGCGGAATCTGCAATTGTTGGTGTCGGCATTGGCGCCGCGATGTACGGATTGCGTCCAATTGCAGAAATTCAATTTGCGGACTTTATTATGCCTGCTGTAAACCAAATTATTTCTGAAGCAGCGCGCATTCGTTATCGCTCTAATAACGATTGGAACTGTCCGATTGTCATTCGTGCCCCATATGGCGGTGGAGTCCATGGAGCGTTATATCATTCGCAATCAGTTGAAGCGATTTTTGCGAATCAGCCGGGATTAAAAATTGTTATGCCGTCTACGCCATACGACGTCAAAGGATTATTAAAAGCGGCCATTCGTGACGAAGACCCTGTGCTATTTTTTGAACATAAGCGAGCGTATCGTCTCATTAAAGGAGAAGTACCAACGGATGATTATGTATTACCGATTGGTAAAGCGGATGTAAAACGCGAAGGAGAAGATATTACAGTTATTACGTACGGTTTATGCGTTCACTTTGCATTACAAGCTGCTGAAAAATTAGCACAAGAAGGCATTTCTGCTCACATTTTAGATTTGCGTACTGTATATCCGCTTGATAAAGAAGCGATCATTGAAGCAGCAAGCAAAACAGGAAAGGTATTGCTTGTGACAGAAGACAATAAAGAGGGAAGCGTCATGAGCGAAGTCGCTGCCATTATTGCAGAACATTGTTTATTTGATTTAGATGCACCGATTATGCGACTTGCTGGTCCAGATGTTCCAGCGATGCCATATGCGCCAACGATGGAAAAATTCTTTATGGTTAACCCAGATAAAGTCGAAAAGGCAATGCGCGAATTGGCGCAGTTTTAAGGAGGAGTTACGATGGCGATTGAGAAAATTACAATGCCACAGCTTGGTGAAAGCGTAACGGAGGGAACGATTAGCCAATGGCTCGTATCTGTTGGCGATCGCGTCAATAAATACGATCCGCTTGCCGAAGTGATGACAGATAAAGTAAATGCAGAAATTCCATCTTCATTTGCAGGAGTTATTAAAGAAATTATCGCAAAAGAAGGAGAAACATTGCCTGTTGGCGCCGTCATTTGTACGATCGAAATCGAAGGAGAAGGACAAGGAGAAGAAAAACCAACGAACAACGAAAAAGAATTGGCGGTAACGAACGAACAAACGAATAAACAAACGGTGAAAAAACAAACTAGTGAGCGAGGACGTTATTCTCCAGCTGTTCTTCGTCTCGCCCAAGAACATAATATTGATTTAACGCAAGTGACAGGAACGGGCATGGGCGGACGCATTACGCGCAAAGATTTACTCAAATTAATTGAATCGGGCAACGTGCCAAAAGCGGATGCGCCAAAACAAGTCGCCGAGCCGATCCAACAAGTAGAAGTATCGAAACAGGAAGTCGCACCAAAAGAGGAATTACCAAAACAGCAAGCACCGAGCGTTTCTGTGCAAGCGGGCGACATCGAAATTCCTGTCACACCAGTGCGTAAAGCCATTGCGACAAACATGCTTCGCAGTAAACATGAAGCACCGCACGCATGGACGATGGTTGAAGTCGATGTGACAAACTTAGTTGCTTATCGCGATTCGATGAAAGACGAATTTAAAAAGCGCGAAGGGTTTAACTTAACGTATTTTGCGTTTTTTGTAAAAGCGGTGGCTCAAGCGTTAAAAGAATTCCCACAAATGAACTCGATGTGGGCAGGAGACAAAATTGTTCAAAAGAAAGATATTAATATTTCAATTGCCGTAGCGACAGATGACGCACTTTTTGTCCCAGTTATTAAACATGCGGATGAAAAATCGATTAAAGGGATTGCACGTGAGATTGCGGAATTAGCCGCAAAAGTGCGCGCGGGCAAGCTCCGTCCGGAAGATATGCAAGGTGGTACGTTTACGGTTAACAATACAGGTTCGTTTGGCTCCGTTCAATCCATGGGAATCATCAACTATCCACAAGCGGCGATTTTACAAGTGGAATCGATCGTGAAACGACCTGTTGTAAAAGACGGCATGATTGCTGTTCGCGATATGGTTAACCTTTGCTTATCGCTAGATCATCGCGTGCTCGATGGCTTGATTTGCGGCCGCTTTTTAGCGCGTGTGAAAGACATTTTAGAACATGTGACAAAAGAAAATACACCGATTTACTAACTAGTAAGAAGAGGGTAACGAGTTGTTATCCTCTTCTTCTTGTTATGATTTCTCTTTTCTTCCTTTCATCTATGTACTACAATAAAAAATGTAACGAATATTTTCAAAAATATGAAAAGAAAGCGTTTTAACAACAAAGGGGATGAGGTGTCACGATGAAACAAATATCGTTTCCGATTCCAAGCTATGACGAATGGAAACAAGAAGTGGAGAAATCGTTAAAAGGAAAACCGTTTGATCGATTATATGCCACAACATACGAGCAAATTCAATTAAAACCGATTTACACACGCGCTGATTTAGAGGGGTTGCCTATCGAACAATATCCAGGTTTTCCTTCATATGTGCGCGGAACAGAAGTAGAAGGGTATATAAAAAAATCGTGGGAAGTCAGTCAACAGTGCGAGGCTTCGACACCTGAACGATGGAACGAGCTCATTCAAAAGCAGTTAGAACGCGGACAGACGGAAATTCACGTTGTGCTACCCAAGTTAGGCTTTTTTATCGAAACGATCGAACAAATCAAAACGATGTTTTCTAACGTTTCTTTAGCCAATTACTCACTTCGTATCGATACGGGCGTAAGTTCTTTACCCTTTTTTCCTCTTTTTGTGACATACCTTGAGGAAAATGGACAGTCACTTCATGAGGTGCATGGAACGATCGGAATGGATCCGCTTGGCACTCTTACGGTAGCAGGAGAGCTTCCGCTTCCGCTTGCTACTTTATATGACGTGATGGCCGATGTGACAAAATGGGCGAAAACACATATGCCACATGTGAAAACGATAACGATACATGCCGACCCGTATCATAACGGTGGAGGGCATGTCATTCAACAGCTAGCGTTTGCTTTTGCGACAGCGGTAGAGTATATAAACGAATGTCTAGAACGAGGTTTGACGATTGATGACATAGCAAAACGTATTGATTTTTCTTTTCCAGTCGGTTCACATTTCTTCATGGAAATTGCGAAGTTGCGTGCTGCGCGGCTCATTTGGACAAACATTGTGCAAGCGTACGGTGGAAGCGAACAGGCGCAAAAACTATCCATTCATGCGCGCACATCGTATTTTACGAAAACGATATATGACCCATATGTGAATATGCTTCGCGCAACGACAGAAGCGTTCGCAGCGATCGTCGGTGGGGCAAATAGCCTTCATGTTTCTCCGTTTAACGAACCGTTTGCAACTGAAGATGAATTTGCAGCGCGCATCGCTAGAAACACACAACTTATTTTGTTAGAGGAAGCCCATATCGGAAAAGTGATCGATCCAGCTGGCGGATCGTATTATGTAGAAACGTTGACAGCACAAATAGCAGAAGAAGCTTGGAAATTATTTCAACAGATTGAAGCGCAAGGCGGGATGACAAAAGCACTTCAATGTGGATTTGTGCAAAAGGAAATTGAAAACATAGCAAAACAACGTGAACAATATGTGAAAGCAAGAAAAGAAAAAATTGTTGGAACGAACGTGTATGCTAACATAGCCGAAGCGCCGGCGCCAAAGCATGTACACGTCCCTCATGGAAATCATAATATATATGTAAACGTAAAAACAATGGAAGAAGCTCTTTCGCTTGCTAAACGTCGAGCGTTCGCTCAACATGTTATACGTGAAGAAGCCCATTCGGCGATTACCGTGACACCGATCCGCCAATGGCGTCTTTCCGAGCCGTTTGAGCGGCTTCGCCAAGCTTCTGAACGTCATATGGAAACAAACGGACAACGTCCAA
It encodes:
- a CDS encoding alpha-ketoacid dehydrogenase subunit beta, with translation MPVISYIDAVTMAIREEMERDPRVFVLGEDVGKKGGVFKATQGLYDQFGEERVIDTPLAESAIVGVGIGAAMYGLRPIAEIQFADFIMPAVNQIISEAARIRYRSNNDWNCPIVIRAPYGGGVHGALYHSQSVEAIFANQPGLKIVMPSTPYDVKGLLKAAIRDEDPVLFFEHKRAYRLIKGEVPTDDYVLPIGKADVKREGEDITVITYGLCVHFALQAAEKLAQEGISAHILDLRTVYPLDKEAIIEAASKTGKVLLVTEDNKEGSVMSEVAAIIAEHCLFDLDAPIMRLAGPDVPAMPYAPTMEKFFMVNPDKVEKAMRELAQF
- a CDS encoding branched-chain alpha-keto acid dehydrogenase subunit E2; this encodes MAIEKITMPQLGESVTEGTISQWLVSVGDRVNKYDPLAEVMTDKVNAEIPSSFAGVIKEIIAKEGETLPVGAVICTIEIEGEGQGEEKPTNNEKELAVTNEQTNKQTVKKQTSERGRYSPAVLRLAQEHNIDLTQVTGTGMGGRITRKDLLKLIESGNVPKADAPKQVAEPIQQVEVSKQEVAPKEELPKQQAPSVSVQAGDIEIPVTPVRKAIATNMLRSKHEAPHAWTMVEVDVTNLVAYRDSMKDEFKKREGFNLTYFAFFVKAVAQALKEFPQMNSMWAGDKIVQKKDINISIAVATDDALFVPVIKHADEKSIKGIAREIAELAAKVRAGKLRPEDMQGGTFTVNNTGSFGSVQSMGIINYPQAAILQVESIVKRPVVKDGMIAVRDMVNLCLSLDHRVLDGLICGRFLARVKDILEHVTKENTPIY
- a CDS encoding methylmalonyl-CoA mutase translates to MKQISFPIPSYDEWKQEVEKSLKGKPFDRLYATTYEQIQLKPIYTRADLEGLPIEQYPGFPSYVRGTEVEGYIKKSWEVSQQCEASTPERWNELIQKQLERGQTEIHVVLPKLGFFIETIEQIKTMFSNVSLANYSLRIDTGVSSLPFFPLFVTYLEENGQSLHEVHGTIGMDPLGTLTVAGELPLPLATLYDVMADVTKWAKTHMPHVKTITIHADPYHNGGGHVIQQLAFAFATAVEYINECLERGLTIDDIAKRIDFSFPVGSHFFMEIAKLRAARLIWTNIVQAYGGSEQAQKLSIHARTSYFTKTIYDPYVNMLRATTEAFAAIVGGANSLHVSPFNEPFATEDEFAARIARNTQLILLEEAHIGKVIDPAGGSYYVETLTAQIAEEAWKLFQQIEAQGGMTKALQCGFVQKEIENIAKQREQYVKARKEKIVGTNVYANIAEAPAPKHVHVPHGNHNIYVNVKTMEEALSLAKRRAFAQHVIREEAHSAITVTPIRQWRLSEPFERLRQASERHMETNGQRPTLHLVNLGSISKHKTRADFITGFFEAGGFTVKKNDGYMDVEEAINGVLESNGTHYVICGTDDDYIRTVPHIVRQVKVKKSDIRIYVAGKPAPDVEATFIHAGVDGFIHLGSNCYDTLLAFMKDMGVNVNGEN